In Paenibacillus sp. G2S3, a single window of DNA contains:
- a CDS encoding ABC transporter permease yields MRFRSAFAFDIRFQWRHGFYWIYIIICTFYLVLLHLIPDHYREQTMLLLTFSDPSALGLILAGGIVLLERDQGIHDPLFVTPIRIREYLLSKAGSFSVLSLLAAWVIHVVASGIPQSPMGFSIGIILTSSFMTLLSIGVVARCRTINGFILLSQVFVLPFILPLLGYFKVWNSKLFLLFPTEGTLRLLSSGTSSLSFGNYMYSISILLLWNVVIYVWAKKSFVQHVMMRIGKGGGGR; encoded by the coding sequence ATGAGATTCAGATCTGCGTTTGCCTTTGACATCCGGTTTCAATGGCGGCATGGGTTTTATTGGATCTACATTATTATCTGTACGTTCTATTTGGTATTGCTGCATCTTATTCCTGATCATTATCGGGAACAAACGATGCTGTTATTGACCTTTAGTGATCCGAGTGCTTTGGGGCTTATTCTCGCAGGGGGGATTGTTCTGCTAGAAAGAGATCAGGGTATCCATGATCCTTTATTCGTTACTCCGATTCGTATTAGGGAATATTTACTTTCAAAAGCTGGCTCATTTTCTGTACTGTCCCTGTTAGCCGCATGGGTTATTCATGTAGTAGCGAGCGGAATTCCGCAATCGCCGATGGGCTTTTCTATTGGAATCATTCTAACATCTAGCTTTATGACGCTATTGTCGATAGGAGTTGTGGCTCGTTGCCGAACAATTAATGGATTCATTCTACTCTCGCAAGTATTCGTATTACCTTTTATACTGCCATTGCTTGGTTACTTTAAGGTGTGGAACTCCAAGCTTTTTCTCTTGTTTCCTACAGAAGGAACACTTAGATTGTTGAGTTCGGGCACCTCATCTTTGTCATTTGGCAATTACATGTATTCCATATCGATATTACTGCTTTGGAATGTAGTGATATACGTATGGGCAAAAAAGTCCTTCGTGCAACATGTAATGATGCGCATAGGTAAGGGAGGAGGCGGGAGATGA
- a CDS encoding KamA family radical SAM protein, with product MQKVKYFTDINKIAMLSELEKENQKEITDKFVFRVNDYYLSLINWDDPDDPIRKLVIPNEGELLEYGRWDASDEDTNYVVPGCQHKYQTIALLIVSEVCGAYCRYCFRKRLFRNDVKEAMSDVSPGLEYIANHPEINNVLLTGGDSLILSTPKLRSIIEKLRSIEHVKIIRLGSKIPVFNPMRISEDEALLELIRTYSTEDKRIYVMAHINHPREITPEAKKAFKALHNAGAIVVNQTPVLKGINDDPVILGELLDRLSWAGVTPYYFFVNRPVAGNRDFVLPLEQVYQIVEEAKARTSGLGKRVRLSMSHTSGKIEILAINNGKAYLKYHQSRDQEYGKFMILDCPKEAEWFDDLPGNEEYWTPPVKKNDAIISVNELSDKSADLICK from the coding sequence GTGCAAAAGGTAAAATACTTCACGGATATTAACAAAATCGCTATGTTGTCTGAGCTGGAAAAAGAGAATCAGAAAGAAATTACCGACAAATTTGTTTTTCGTGTGAATGACTACTATCTGTCTTTGATCAACTGGGACGATCCAGATGATCCCATTCGTAAGCTGGTTATCCCTAACGAAGGTGAACTGCTGGAATATGGACGCTGGGATGCCTCAGATGAAGACACCAATTATGTTGTACCGGGTTGTCAGCACAAGTATCAAACAATAGCATTACTGATTGTATCCGAGGTCTGCGGAGCCTATTGCCGCTACTGCTTCCGTAAACGACTGTTCCGAAATGACGTGAAGGAAGCCATGTCTGATGTCTCTCCGGGGCTGGAGTATATTGCGAACCACCCTGAGATTAACAACGTTCTTCTTACCGGCGGTGATAGTTTAATTCTATCCACACCTAAGCTAAGATCCATTATTGAAAAATTGAGAAGCATTGAGCATGTCAAGATTATCAGATTAGGCTCGAAGATTCCCGTGTTTAATCCGATGCGGATCTCTGAAGACGAAGCACTGCTGGAGCTGATTCGCACTTACTCTACCGAAGACAAGCGAATCTATGTTATGGCGCATATCAATCATCCTCGTGAAATCACACCTGAAGCCAAAAAAGCATTTAAAGCCCTCCACAACGCTGGGGCAATTGTCGTAAATCAGACCCCAGTCCTTAAAGGCATCAACGATGATCCCGTTATATTGGGAGAATTACTAGACCGACTCTCTTGGGCTGGCGTTACCCCTTACTACTTTTTCGTGAATCGTCCAGTTGCCGGAAATCGAGATTTTGTATTGCCTCTTGAACAGGTCTATCAAATTGTAGAAGAAGCCAAAGCCAGAACCTCAGGACTCGGCAAAAGAGTACGCTTATCCATGTCACACACCTCCGGAAAGATAGAAATTCTCGCAATTAATAACGGAAAAGCCTATCTCAAATACCATCAATCCAGAGATCAGGAATACGGAAAGTTTATGATTCTAGATTGCCCTAAGGAAGCAGAATGGTTCGATGACCTGCCTGGGAATGAGGAATATTGGACCCCACCTGTGAAAAAGAACGATGCCATTATTTCTGTTAATGAGTTATCAGACAAGTCTGCGGATCTGATCTGTAAATAA
- a CDS encoding helix-turn-helix domain-containing protein yields the protein MLQTSLSCPPLHSLLFQLIDAELILQAADSSSVSRTTHDYTLLVFTGGNGHLNLDDQSVTLISDKCYLLAPGISYSTSNQEMTMYYYLITFTAIYTKVQPERYSGELLSGRRELIVHPFTKVIRLVEDLLMNKNSSDDVQQFKRQLKFQELMLLFFEHNYPSKHLPSPTESVEMTIQFIEEHYTESITVKQLAELAGISFWQYTPIFQQLTGKKPLEYLTDLRISHSKRFLLESTEPLREIARLVGFSDEYYFSRRFRQKTGVTPGQYAHQRGRKLTVKDWTGHEVEIPERARRIVYHGETLGDLLALGVKPIGGDEAFARNSVYKHRLKKLANVGFPLDPQLTASLNPDLIIMANSDERAYRAVSSIAPTVTFDSFAPLESRMRILGSWLGKQHEAEAWLESFTIKNAAMWQQLYGTSLQAGETASALVYDHGNHLYAMGMSGFSSALYAPCGLQPTEDIQAILDEGLGFAEVDPVRLPAYAGDHIFMLIPEEQNSRAAMEQLLDSSLWRSLPAVRHGQVYLLDGSKWNSSDALTREKLLTLLPKLLGGSSTST from the coding sequence ATGCTGCAAACTTCACTATCCTGCCCCCCGCTCCACTCTCTGCTGTTTCAGCTGATCGATGCCGAACTGATACTTCAAGCTGCCGATTCAAGCTCTGTATCACGTACAACTCATGACTATACCCTTCTCGTTTTTACTGGGGGGAACGGGCACCTGAACCTCGATGATCAGAGCGTGACGCTGATTTCAGATAAATGTTATCTACTAGCTCCCGGAATCTCCTATAGTACGAGCAATCAGGAAATGACCATGTATTATTATCTCATCACTTTTACAGCAATTTATACAAAAGTGCAGCCGGAACGTTATTCTGGTGAACTACTTTCAGGCAGACGCGAATTAATTGTCCATCCGTTTACCAAAGTAATCCGCCTTGTGGAAGATCTACTTATGAACAAGAATAGCTCCGATGATGTACAGCAATTCAAGCGACAATTGAAATTCCAAGAATTGATGCTGCTATTTTTTGAGCATAATTATCCTTCCAAGCACCTGCCAAGTCCCACAGAATCCGTAGAAATGACTATACAATTCATAGAGGAGCATTATACAGAGAGTATCACCGTGAAGCAGTTGGCTGAGCTGGCGGGGATATCGTTCTGGCAGTATACACCGATCTTTCAACAGCTTACCGGCAAAAAGCCCCTTGAGTACCTGACCGATCTGCGCATTAGTCATTCCAAGCGCTTCCTCTTGGAGTCGACTGAACCGCTGCGGGAAATTGCCCGACTGGTCGGTTTTTCCGATGAATATTATTTCAGCCGCCGCTTTCGGCAAAAAACCGGAGTTACCCCCGGACAATATGCGCATCAGCGAGGTCGTAAGCTCACTGTAAAAGATTGGACAGGCCATGAGGTGGAGATTCCAGAGCGAGCGAGACGTATTGTCTATCATGGGGAGACACTTGGTGATCTTCTCGCGCTAGGCGTGAAGCCCATCGGAGGAGATGAAGCGTTCGCACGGAACAGCGTCTATAAACATCGGCTTAAGAAGCTCGCCAATGTTGGTTTTCCGCTGGACCCGCAGTTGACCGCTTCACTAAATCCAGATTTGATCATTATGGCCAATAGTGATGAAAGAGCCTACAGAGCTGTTTCCAGCATCGCTCCGACAGTCACCTTTGATTCCTTTGCACCACTCGAAAGTCGAATGCGGATACTCGGTAGTTGGCTCGGTAAACAACACGAAGCCGAAGCGTGGCTAGAGTCATTTACAATCAAAAACGCTGCCATGTGGCAGCAGCTTTACGGGACTAGTCTCCAAGCTGGAGAGACCGCCTCTGCTTTGGTCTATGACCATGGAAATCATCTGTATGCTATGGGAATGTCCGGATTCTCCAGTGCACTTTATGCTCCGTGTGGTCTACAACCGACCGAGGACATCCAAGCTATATTAGATGAAGGATTAGGATTCGCCGAAGTTGATCCCGTGCGGCTTCCTGCCTACGCCGGAGATCATATCTTTATGCTCATCCCCGAAGAGCAAAACTCTCGAGCCGCTATGGAGCAGCTTCTAGACAGCTCACTTTGGAGAAGTCTCCCGGCAGTACGTCACGGACAGGTGTATCTGCTCGACGGTAGTAAATGGAACTCTAGTGACGCATTAACTCGGGAGAAGCTACTAACATTATTGCCTAAACTGCTAGGAGGAAGTTCCACTAGCACCTGA
- a CDS encoding ABC transporter substrate-binding protein, with amino-acid sequence MNKVRQPFAVLCVLLLMTTLLLACGNSEEQPAKNNASHAAGNNTSATTAPSPETSDKDTNETAATTRSYTDYIGHTVEIPVNPKRVIYSGETYGDLLALGVQAVGYPLSMGEGQVFEDQLQGVEDVGFPINLEKTLELQPDLIIYAGTDETDFEQLSKIAPTIIFDTFAPLQERMLDIGGILGKTTEAEAWLAQYKTAEEAMWKQLKSAGMQEGETAAVFTYYPGDRLFIMAATGLSQVLYGEKGFKPTPAIQKVLDEGKGFQEVSMEVLKEYAGDRIFLLTPVADEAKQSTENLLKSPIWKSLPAVKNEYVYTQDIMKTSSDATTRDWLLGEIPQLLKMK; translated from the coding sequence ATGAATAAGGTAAGACAACCGTTCGCCGTGTTATGTGTACTCTTACTGATGACTACATTACTACTCGCGTGCGGAAACTCGGAAGAACAACCAGCCAAGAACAATGCGTCTCACGCAGCCGGAAATAATACTTCAGCTACCACTGCACCTTCTCCAGAAACATCCGACAAGGACACTAATGAAACTGCGGCAACTACTCGCTCCTACACGGATTACATAGGTCATACCGTAGAAATTCCTGTTAACCCTAAGCGCGTGATTTATTCAGGAGAAACCTATGGTGATCTACTCGCTCTTGGTGTGCAAGCGGTAGGATATCCACTTTCCATGGGTGAGGGTCAGGTTTTTGAAGATCAGCTTCAAGGTGTCGAGGATGTAGGGTTCCCTATCAATCTGGAAAAGACGCTGGAACTTCAACCTGATTTGATTATTTATGCGGGCACAGATGAAACTGATTTTGAGCAGCTGTCCAAAATCGCACCTACAATCATTTTTGATACCTTTGCCCCATTACAAGAACGAATGCTGGACATTGGTGGAATTCTTGGTAAAACAACAGAAGCAGAAGCATGGCTAGCCCAGTATAAAACCGCTGAAGAGGCCATGTGGAAACAATTGAAGTCCGCTGGTATGCAAGAAGGTGAAACAGCTGCGGTCTTCACTTATTATCCAGGAGACAGACTGTTTATAATGGCGGCGACCGGACTTTCACAGGTCCTTTATGGGGAGAAAGGCTTCAAGCCAACTCCAGCTATTCAGAAGGTACTGGATGAAGGTAAAGGCTTCCAGGAAGTATCTATGGAAGTCCTGAAAGAATATGCCGGAGACCGGATATTCCTCTTGACTCCAGTCGCGGATGAAGCAAAACAATCCACAGAAAATCTATTAAAAAGTCCTATCTGGAAAAGCCTGCCCGCCGTCAAGAACGAATATGTCTATACACAAGACATCATGAAGACCTCCAGTGATGCAACAACGAGAGATTGGCTGCTCGGAGAAATTCCTCAGCTATTAAAAATGAAATAA
- a CDS encoding alpha-L-fucosidase — MDKSNYLKVIEDTISNGRFKAEWDSLSQFQVPAWYQQAKFGIFIHWGLYSIPAFANEWYPRNMYIQGSREYEHHLATYGEHKAFGYKDFIPLFKADHFNAEEWANLFKLSGAKYVMPVAEHHDGLQMYKSAYSNYNTYEMGPMRDLVGEMKSAFEQQGLEFCVSSHRAEHWFFLSHGKEFDSDIQEPLVCGDFYWPAMPEPDHQDLFGSPPNQEFLEDWLIRCCELVDNYQPKVFYFDWWIHTAAFKPYLKKFAAYYYNKGEEWGTPVAINYKHDAFMFGSAIPDIERGHFAELKPYFWQTDTAVAKNSWCYTADNDYKSTEEIIRDLVDIVSKNGSLLLNIGPKADGSIPAEDREILLGIGDWLKVNGEAIYDTTYWRIFGEGPTKIIEGQFTDGTTKNFTSEDIRFTVKGSYLYATVLVYPENGIVHIQSLKEKSVHFHGMIKDIHILGFDERPTWDRTEEALVIKTTSVRSETPVVLRIELD; from the coding sequence ATGGATAAAAGCAATTATTTAAAAGTAATCGAAGATACAATCTCGAATGGAAGATTCAAAGCCGAATGGGATTCTCTAAGTCAATTTCAAGTACCTGCGTGGTATCAGCAAGCCAAGTTTGGTATTTTCATTCATTGGGGTCTTTATTCTATTCCGGCCTTCGCCAATGAATGGTATCCCCGAAATATGTATATCCAGGGATCACGGGAATATGAGCACCACCTTGCTACTTATGGAGAGCATAAAGCTTTTGGGTATAAGGATTTTATTCCTTTGTTCAAGGCCGACCACTTCAACGCTGAGGAATGGGCTAATCTCTTCAAATTATCTGGTGCCAAATACGTAATGCCAGTCGCAGAGCATCATGACGGCTTGCAAATGTATAAAAGCGCTTACTCCAACTATAACACATATGAAATGGGTCCTATGCGGGATTTAGTGGGTGAAATGAAAAGCGCCTTTGAGCAGCAGGGATTAGAGTTTTGTGTATCTTCCCATAGAGCTGAGCACTGGTTCTTTCTGTCTCATGGCAAGGAATTTGATTCCGATATCCAGGAACCGCTTGTATGTGGTGATTTCTATTGGCCAGCTATGCCCGAACCAGACCATCAAGATTTATTCGGCTCCCCGCCCAATCAAGAATTTCTGGAGGATTGGTTAATTCGCTGCTGTGAGCTGGTGGACAATTATCAGCCGAAGGTCTTTTACTTTGATTGGTGGATTCATACAGCCGCCTTCAAACCCTATCTCAAAAAGTTCGCCGCTTACTATTACAATAAAGGAGAGGAATGGGGAACTCCGGTTGCAATTAATTATAAGCATGATGCATTTATGTTTGGCTCAGCGATCCCGGATATTGAGCGAGGTCATTTTGCTGAGCTTAAGCCTTATTTCTGGCAGACGGATACAGCAGTAGCCAAAAATTCATGGTGTTATACAGCGGATAATGACTATAAATCTACTGAAGAAATCATCAGAGATCTAGTAGATATCGTAAGTAAAAATGGCAGCTTGCTGCTGAATATAGGTCCTAAAGCGGATGGCAGCATTCCCGCAGAGGATCGGGAGATTCTGCTTGGCATCGGAGATTGGCTAAAGGTGAATGGTGAAGCGATCTATGACACGACTTACTGGCGCATCTTCGGTGAAGGTCCTACGAAGATCATCGAAGGTCAATTCACGGATGGAACCACAAAAAACTTCACAAGTGAAGATATCCGCTTTACGGTGAAAGGCAGTTATCTTTACGCTACCGTTCTTGTATATCCAGAGAATGGGATCGTTCATATCCAATCTCTTAAAGAAAAGTCCGTTCACTTCCATGGGATGATAAAAGATATCCATATCTTAGGCTTTGATGAACGGCCTACTTGGGACAGAACGGAGGAAGCCTTGGTTATAAAAACAACCTCCGTACGCAGTGAGACTCCGGTTGTTCTGCGAATTGAATTGGATTAA
- a CDS encoding AraC family transcriptional regulator, with translation MGNQALLTNYLSNLKVDLFMADYNLCGLDWRDIDYTPDYSKFYFICAGEGWLKIGDQEYYPKPGQLFLMPEGVKQSYSCISDQPFEKYWCHFSAKVGDLNLFKMIELSHVCRDIDHQVIQEIFSSLTSHMKSDAVYAQLLAKSKLMELFSYFIMNTDVDDIIFRNLASVEKLTKILAYIDAHIEQNLTIHELAEMAYMHPNYFIRLFKQQIGVPPIQYITRKKIAKAKELLRSTQSTVGEIAQDLGFSDLYYFSKQFKKNVGLSPSEFRQGMLALK, from the coding sequence ATGGGTAACCAGGCTTTGCTTACAAATTATTTATCCAATTTAAAGGTTGATTTATTTATGGCTGACTACAATCTTTGTGGCCTAGACTGGAGAGATATTGACTATACCCCTGACTATAGTAAATTTTATTTTATTTGCGCGGGGGAGGGCTGGTTAAAAATTGGGGATCAAGAATATTATCCTAAGCCTGGTCAGCTTTTTTTGATGCCTGAGGGAGTTAAGCAATCTTATTCTTGTATAAGTGATCAACCCTTTGAGAAGTATTGGTGCCATTTCAGTGCAAAAGTCGGAGACCTTAATCTGTTCAAAATGATTGAGTTAAGCCATGTATGTAGAGATATAGATCATCAAGTAATCCAAGAGATATTCAGCAGCCTGACAAGTCATATGAAGTCTGATGCTGTGTATGCACAATTGTTAGCCAAAAGTAAGTTAATGGAGTTATTTTCTTATTTTATTATGAATACCGATGTAGACGATATTATCTTTAGGAATTTGGCCTCTGTTGAAAAATTAACAAAAATCTTAGCATACATTGATGCCCATATCGAGCAGAATCTCACCATACATGAGCTAGCGGAGATGGCTTATATGCATCCCAACTATTTTATTCGTCTATTTAAACAGCAAATCGGAGTTCCTCCCATTCAGTATATCACCAGAAAAAAGATTGCTAAGGCCAAGGAGCTACTGAGGAGCACACAAAGCACTGTCGGAGAAATTGCACAGGATCTCGGGTTTAGTGATCTCTATTATTTCTCCAAACAATTCAAGAAAAATGTAGGGCTGAGCCCTTCGGAGTTCAGACAAGGAATGTTAGCCCTGAAATAA